A single window of Streptomyces cathayae DNA harbors:
- a CDS encoding ATP-binding protein, with amino-acid sequence MSGRPTPCSPKEIGSLFLFEKLSDEQLGRLCREGRTERFDPGPVYTEGEPAACFYVLLEGTVVLSRRVGGDDVEVVRSSQRGVYSGAMQAYLGDRVRQVYNNSMRVTEPTRFFVLPAGTFADIMREWFPMAVHLLEGLFFGTKSTQAAVGQRERLLALGSLSAGLTHELNNPAAAAVRATATLRERVARMRHKLALIAESPFPKDQLVNLIDIQQRTAERVAKAPALAPLEASDREDTLTDWLEDHGVEQGPQIAPTFVQAGLDVDWLEQVAAAVGQEILPGAVGWLNYTVETELLMDEIADSTTRVSALVDAAKQYSQLDRAPYQVADVHELLDSTLLMLSGKIGPRIRIVKEYDRTLPRIPAYPAELNQVWTNLIDNALCAMDGAGGDGTLTVRTALHDGRLLVEFRDTGPGVPPEILDRVFDPFFTTKPVGRGTGLGLDISRRIVVDKHHGGIGVESVPGDTRFRVLLPLTAVEPDGTALPSASSDGPPLTSEDRTTSQEQA; translated from the coding sequence GTGAGCGGCCGGCCGACGCCGTGCAGCCCGAAGGAGATCGGCTCGCTGTTCCTGTTCGAGAAGCTGTCGGACGAGCAGCTGGGCCGGCTGTGCCGCGAGGGGCGGACGGAGCGGTTCGACCCCGGTCCGGTCTACACCGAGGGCGAGCCGGCCGCCTGCTTCTACGTGCTGCTGGAGGGCACGGTGGTGCTCTCCCGCCGGGTCGGCGGCGACGACGTGGAGGTCGTCCGGTCCTCGCAGCGCGGGGTCTATTCGGGCGCCATGCAGGCGTACCTCGGGGACCGGGTGCGGCAGGTCTACAACAACTCGATGCGTGTCACGGAGCCGACGCGGTTCTTCGTGCTGCCCGCCGGGACGTTCGCGGACATCATGCGCGAGTGGTTCCCGATGGCGGTGCATCTGCTGGAGGGGCTGTTCTTCGGGACGAAGAGCACCCAGGCGGCCGTGGGGCAGCGGGAGCGGCTGCTGGCGCTCGGGTCGTTGTCCGCCGGGCTCACCCATGAACTCAACAACCCGGCGGCGGCGGCCGTCCGGGCCACCGCGACGCTGCGGGAGCGGGTGGCCAGGATGCGGCACAAGCTCGCCCTCATCGCCGAAAGCCCTTTCCCCAAAGACCAGTTGGTGAATCTCATCGACATCCAGCAACGTACCGCCGAGCGGGTCGCCAAGGCACCGGCGCTCGCCCCGCTGGAGGCGTCCGACCGCGAGGACACCCTCACCGACTGGCTGGAGGACCACGGCGTCGAGCAGGGCCCGCAGATCGCGCCGACCTTCGTACAGGCCGGGCTCGACGTGGACTGGCTGGAGCAGGTCGCGGCGGCCGTCGGGCAGGAGATCCTGCCGGGCGCCGTGGGCTGGCTCAACTACACGGTGGAGACCGAGCTGCTCATGGACGAGATCGCGGACTCCACCACCCGGGTCTCCGCTCTGGTGGACGCCGCCAAGCAGTACTCCCAGCTGGACCGCGCCCCCTACCAGGTCGCCGACGTGCACGAACTCCTCGACAGCACGCTGCTGATGCTGTCCGGCAAGATCGGGCCGCGGATCAGGATCGTCAAGGAGTACGACCGTACGCTGCCGCGGATCCCCGCCTACCCGGCGGAACTGAACCAGGTGTGGACCAACCTGATCGACAACGCGCTCTGCGCGATGGACGGCGCGGGCGGCGACGGCACGCTGACCGTGCGCACCGCGCTCCACGACGGCCGGCTTCTCGTCGAGTTCCGGGACACCGGGCCCGGCGTGCCGCCGGAGATCCTCGACCGCGTCTTCGACCCGTTCTTCACCACCAAGCCGGTCGGCCGGGGCACCGGTCTGGGGCTGGACATCTCCCGGCGGATCGTCGTCGACAAGCACCACGGCGGCATCGGCGTGGAGTCGGTGCCCGGCGACACCCGTTTCCGGGTACTGCTGCCCCTGACCGCCGTCGAACCCGACGGAACGGCACTCCCCTCCGCCTCGTCCGACGGGCCGCCGCTCACGTCCGAGGACCGTACGACATCCCAGGAGCAGGCATGA
- a CDS encoding FAD-dependent oxidoreductase: MAQAAEPTRTVLMTVDDDPGVSRAVARDLRRRYGASYRIVRAESGESALDALRELKLRGDLVAVILADYRMPRMNGIEFLEQALDVYPGARRVLLTAYADTGAAIDAINVVDLDHYLLKPWDPPEEKLYPVLDDLLQAWRRSDYRPVPSTKVVGHRWSARSSRVREFLARNQVPYRWYSSDEPEGRRLLAAAGQDGQRLPLVVTPDGTPLLEPEAPQLAAHVGLATTPAADFYDLVVVGGGPAGLGAAVYGASEGLRTVLVERSATGGQAGQSSRIENYLGFPDGVSGAQLTDRARRQAARFGAEILTAREVTGLEVGGAARTVRFSDGSAVAAHSVILATGVSYRQLPAAGARDLTGCGVFYGSALTEAPSCRGQDVYIVGGANSAGQTAMYLARDAKSVTLLVRGPSLSASMSYYLVQQIEETPNVSVRTGTVVEAAHGSGHLEKLTLRDTASGRSELVDTQWMFVFIGAAPLTDWLDGTVLRDGRGFILAGPDLTPDGRPPSGWELDRPPYHLETNVPGVFVAGDARAESAKRVASAVGEGAMAVMLVHRYLEQS, encoded by the coding sequence ATGGCACAGGCCGCGGAGCCGACACGAACCGTCCTCATGACCGTGGACGACGACCCGGGGGTCTCCCGCGCCGTCGCCCGGGACCTACGGCGGCGCTACGGCGCCTCGTACCGGATCGTGCGCGCGGAGTCCGGCGAGTCCGCGCTGGACGCGCTGCGCGAGCTGAAACTGCGCGGCGACCTCGTCGCCGTCATCCTGGCCGACTACCGCATGCCGCGGATGAACGGCATCGAGTTCCTCGAACAGGCCCTGGACGTGTACCCGGGCGCGCGGCGGGTCCTGCTGACCGCGTACGCGGACACCGGCGCGGCGATCGACGCGATCAACGTCGTCGACCTGGACCACTACCTCCTCAAGCCCTGGGACCCGCCCGAGGAGAAGCTCTATCCGGTCCTGGACGACCTGCTGCAGGCCTGGCGACGCAGTGACTACCGGCCGGTGCCCAGCACCAAGGTGGTCGGGCACCGCTGGTCGGCGCGGTCGTCCCGGGTGCGGGAGTTCCTGGCCCGCAACCAGGTGCCCTACCGCTGGTACTCCTCCGACGAGCCCGAGGGCAGGCGGCTGCTGGCCGCCGCCGGGCAGGACGGGCAGCGGCTGCCGCTGGTGGTCACCCCGGACGGCACGCCCCTGCTGGAGCCGGAGGCACCGCAGCTCGCGGCCCACGTGGGGCTGGCGACGACACCGGCGGCCGACTTCTACGACCTCGTCGTGGTGGGCGGCGGCCCGGCCGGGCTCGGCGCCGCCGTGTACGGGGCCTCGGAGGGGCTGCGGACGGTGCTCGTGGAGCGCTCGGCGACCGGCGGACAGGCCGGGCAGAGTTCCCGGATCGAGAACTACCTGGGCTTCCCGGACGGCGTCTCCGGCGCCCAGCTGACCGACCGGGCCCGCCGGCAGGCGGCGAGGTTCGGCGCCGAGATCCTCACCGCGCGCGAGGTGACGGGCCTGGAGGTGGGCGGCGCGGCCCGGACCGTACGGTTCTCGGACGGCTCGGCGGTCGCCGCGCACAGCGTGATCCTGGCGACCGGGGTGTCCTACCGGCAGCTGCCCGCGGCCGGCGCGCGGGACCTGACCGGCTGCGGGGTGTTCTACGGTTCGGCTCTGACCGAGGCACCGTCCTGCCGGGGCCAGGACGTCTACATCGTGGGCGGCGCCAACTCGGCGGGGCAGACGGCGATGTACCTGGCACGGGACGCCAAGTCGGTGACCCTGCTGGTGCGGGGCCCCTCCCTGTCGGCGTCGATGTCGTACTACCTGGTCCAGCAGATCGAGGAGACCCCCAACGTCTCGGTGCGCACGGGCACCGTGGTGGAGGCCGCGCACGGCTCCGGCCACCTGGAGAAGCTGACCCTGCGCGACACGGCGAGCGGGCGGAGCGAGCTGGTCGACACCCAGTGGATGTTCGTGTTCATCGGCGCGGCCCCGCTCACCGACTGGCTGGACGGCACGGTGCTGAGGGACGGGCGCGGGTTCATCCTGGCCGGGCCCGACCTCACGCCCGACGGGCGTCCGCCCTCCGGCTGGGAGCTGGACCGGCCGCCGTACCACCTGGAGACCAATGTGCCCGGCGTGTTCGTCGCGGGTGACGCGCGCGCGGAGTCCGCCAAGCGGGTCGCGTCCGCCGTAGGAGAGGGAGCCATGGCCGTGATGCTCGTCCACCGGTATCTGGAGCAGTCGTGA